A region from the Arachis ipaensis cultivar K30076 chromosome B01, Araip1.1, whole genome shotgun sequence genome encodes:
- the LOC107643965 gene encoding probable serine/threonine-protein kinase PBL23: MFLEKYYGLTKSIKFISSAKNKSSKFEILLGSWYFFLIKIIFFLGTKKMSCFAWCNTSDPRIKRSLRRSIGDYHGGKTLAAFANMSFKTDSGKRKFIEEIARLGKGNITSKAFSFRELCAATQNFHPSNVIGEGGFGRVYKGYLKSTDQVVAVKQLDRNGFQGNREFFVEVLVLSLLKHPNLVNLVGYCAEGEQRILVYEYMVNGSLEDHLLDIDPDRTPLDWQTRIKIAEGAAKGLEYLHEIANPPVIYRDFKASNILLDENFNPKLSDFGLAKVGILGDEMAQVSTRVMGTYGYCAPEYASTGQLTIKSDVYSFGVVFLEMITGRRVIDNSRKTEEANLVLWAQPLLRDRRKFVQIADPLLENKYPIKGLYQALAIAAMCLQEEAETRPWISDVVTALSFLATKKVDGDASLNDNCTQGGDFSGDNNSNDDENGDDGDNNKNKIQDENGDKDEEKDINNNSDNDDNDNNDDVKRNKE; the protein is encoded by the exons ATGTTTTTGGAGAAATATTATGGATTAACAAAATCCATCAAGTTTATTTCCTCTGCCAAGAACAAGTCCTCCAAGTTTGAAATTCTATTGGGAAgttggtatttttttttaatcaaaataattttttttcttggtaCAAAAAAAATGAGTTGCTTTGCATGGTGTAATACATCAGACCCAAGGATTAAGAGGTCATTAAGGAGAAGCATTGGGGATTACCATGGAGGAAAAACTCTTGCAGCATTTGCCAACATGTCTTTTAAAACtg ATAGTGGCAAGAGAAAATTTATAGAGGAGATAGCAAGACTTGGAAAAGGGAATATTACCTCAAAAGCTTTTTCATTTAGAGAACTTTGTGCTGCAACTCAAAACTTTCACCCTTCCAATGTGATTGGTGAAGGAGGCTTTGGTAGGGTTTACAAAGGATACCTTAAAAGCACAGATCAA GTTGTTGCTGTGAAGCAACTTGACAGGAATGGATTTCAAGGGAATAGGGAATTTTTTGTTGAGGTTTTGGTTTTGAGTCTTTTGAAACACCCTAACCTTGTCAACTTGGTAGGTTATTGTGCTGAAGGTGAACAAAGGATTTTGGTGTATGAATACATGGTTAATGGTTCTTTAGAGGATCATTTACTTG ACATCGATCCAGACAGAACACCATTGGATTGGCAAACTAGAATAAAAATTGCAGAAGGTGCAGCGAAAGGACTCGAATACTTGCACGAAATAGCAAATCCTCCGGTAATATACCGTGATTTTAAAGCATCAAATATTCTTTTAGACGAAAATTTCAATCCAAAACTATCTGATTTTGGACTCGCCAAAGTTGGTATACTTGGTGATGAAATGGCACAAGTATCCACAAGGGTCATGGGAACCTATGGCTATTGCGCACCCGAGTATGCATCCACAGGACAATTGACTATAAAATCAGATGTTTATAGTTTTGGAGTTGTGTTCTTGGAAATGATCACAGGAAGAAGAGTCATTGATAATTCGCGAAAAACAGAGGAAGCAAACTTAGTCCTTTGG GCACAACCACTTCTAAGAGACAGAAGAAAATTTGTACAAATAGCAGATCCATTGCTAGAAAATAAATACCCCATAAAGGGTTTGTACCAAGCTCTAGCAATAGCAGCAATGTGTCTTCAAGAGGAAGCTGAAACAAGGCCATGGATCAGTGATGTGGTTACTGCTCTTTCCTTTTTAGCAACCAAGAAGGTGGATGGAGACGCTTCCTTAAATGACAATTGTACTCAAGGTGGCGATTTTAGTGGAGACAACAACTCGAATGACGATGAAAATGGCGACGATGGtgataataataagaataaaatccAAGACGAAAACGGAGACAAAGATGAAGAGaaagatattaataataatagtGACAATGACGACAACGATAATAATGACGATgttaaaagaaacaaagaatag